Genomic segment of Panicum virgatum strain AP13 chromosome 2K, P.virgatum_v5, whole genome shotgun sequence:
ATGTCCCACGTCACGGTCCAATCGATTAATTTGCTtatcgattaccatatttctcggcatgtggctagtacgttcaaacgcttaacttgtaccacacactgcggccttagtacATTTTCACTAAACTGACGGGTCTCAACCACAAGTACCATCCCATGACCCCGCCCGTAATCCTTATGATTGCAGTATGTGATAAACCAGTCAAAATCTATAATCTCGCGGACTTTTACCGATCCTAATTAGTAGAGCATCTAGTCGAGCTTAACCTCTATTATTCAAAATATGGGTACCTAgaatcatgcatctatggtttcaatcaactcctgaaaacttaaatgcacaaataaattacaacatagattgcatataattaaaaataataggaATTAGACGCGCCGGGACTTGTCTTCCTAGGCAAaaattagccttgggctcttccgaacattggtccgggtcttcgACAACTTTAGTTATATTAGTTTGAGCTTCACGTAGTTTgttctcggactccggcacaaCTCGTTCGTTCCCGTCGATGAGAGTAGTCGATTatatatgaatgcatatgtatgagtTATTGTAATGACAAAACTTTAGTATTTATTTCATTATAAAGTTGTAGCACAAGTTTTATTATGAAATCTCTTCATTACATTTtcttgggcaatcgtttatagagtagtaattaaCTTGACTTAAACTCATAAAGCAAGTTGGGTTTCTCATTTTTGTCTTTTGTCATTTTTCACATAGAAATGTAGTTTATTTACTATCATTACTAGGAAGGGTTTCTggtactgaaatttttatgcaaggaACAAAACTTAATTACGAGCTTAATGTAAAAATTTTCAGCAATTTTCATGAAGCAGATTAATCATGGAAAATAAACTAAACAGTTTCTGCTGGGACAAAGATTCATTTTTATAGAACAAAGTAAGTTctagttctcaaatttttacagagtgTTACTAATATTCTAACCAATCTTCtgtaaatattttatatttttcctATGCAATTTCCATAAGCAACAAATTATCTAAACTAAATCTACATTTATAAAGATCTAATTATACCGAGAGTTCTATGGTGTTTCTGGCTCTCAAATTTTTAATAGAATCTATTCTAAGTATTTTCATGCTACAGAAAAAATATCAGCATTTTTATCCTATAGAATATTTAGTATTGCATTTTCTTAATTTAGCATGTGCATAATTATTCGAGCTAGTTTTTATTAAGTAAAACATCCCAAACTTTTTGTGGAGTATCTACAAAACTACAGTATTAATCTATGTAACTTTCATCTACAAACATGCAGTGTAATGACCAGTGCAAAAATAGCAACTTAAACCATGTGATAAGATGAGTAAATCATATCTCTGGTTCCATTCATTATTTGATTCCAAAACTTGGCATGCAGGTTTGGCTACTTAAAAGTAGCAAATTTtataagtttcataatttttcaagTAATAtaactatttatcatgaattTGTACTATTAACATGGATTAAAACCAAAAGCTTAGTTAAACAGTTTTAATGGATTTCAAACTTTTATACTACTGTTCTTGTATCATAACAACTTCTCTGGAAAAGTTTTATCCAGAAAAACTAAGTAGAGCATCAAGAACTAAAATAGGTAATTTAAACCTAGATTAACCCAAGAGCTAGTGAAACATATAGTTACAATGGGTTTCTGGTCATGAAAAATTTATGTGATACTTTAATCAGTGATGTAAGGCTATCATCCAAAAATATCCTATATTTCATGAGTACAACTCCTAAAACAAATATGAGCTATTATTTCTAATCtttatcctagattaaaatgtaAGCAGAATCTAAAGATGTGCATGTGaagaaagttgtagagtttgttaCATGGATTTCAGgacaattgagtttgcatttttataatttttctatgaattgttattgattttacaagttcactaattCATAGTTCATGCACCTTTTCTGTTCTAGACCCTGAAATCAAGTTTTAAAATTATGAATgggtccctggccggacttGCAGCAGGGGAGGTGATTcccggccggattccggcgaggaGGCTTGCCGGCGGCGTGGGGAAAGTTGGGGGAAAGCTAGAGGGGATCGAGGGCTACTTGCCCGTGCTTTCGGTTGGGGTTGCGGTGGACGGTGGCGGGCTGTCCACgggcgccggtggccggcggcggctctgttTGCCGGCGACGGGGTTCCGGCGAGGTAGAGAGGGGGCGGCTGTGTCGAGGAGCTTCAGGAGGATGAGGGGAATCCGTTCCGGGGGCTATCTCGTGCTGGGGATGGCTAGAGGTAGGGGCTCAGCGTGGAGTTCGGTGGGCGGCGTCAATGGTGGTCGGCGGTCTTCCTGGGCACGCGAGCAGGGTCTCTGGTGCCCTTAGCgtagaggaggggaggagggtcTGGGGCGAGCTGCCTGGGGGAGGCGCGGCCTGGGTGAAGGACAGGGGCTCGGCGCGTGGCTCGGCCATCCTCGGCGTCGTGGCGAGCAGAGGACGACGGGGGCACGTGTCGCACGTGGGAGGCGCCAGAGAGGGTGGTTTGGGAAAAACCAAGGGCGAGGAGGCGGTTTAGCTGGGGGCACGACGCGTGGTCGGCCAGGTGGCCAGCGCCGGCGTACGGACGCCGTCATGGGCTGGGAGCAAGGAGGAGGAAAGGTAGGAGATGAAGACAGTGGCAAAACTGTAAATAAGGAAAAGTTTAGGGTTCTGTTTTGTAAACTGAATTTTTCTCCCTATTCCTGGCCttaaataaaaaacttttgaatatcaaacttgttcaatttttcaagatctacaatttttgtttcagacactttttcatttgagcaatgatttgaaagttattttaaaaCTCTAAGAAGACTTAATAATTAAGAAACTTATTATTATTTCTTGTGCAAACTTTCATTTTCTCCCTTAGGCTTCAACTTGAtatttgtttaacatgacatggtgaatatatCTAttcatttttataaatatttttgactTGATTTAACAGTTATAAAACATTTAGTTGCTACTAGTACTACGTTGTCCATATACGCATGCACATTCACACATACACACAACATGTTTTCAAAACATATGCATGACTTGAATTATTCTTATTTGTTAAGTATGATTCTAGGTTTATTAGGCATGATATCATGTTTAAAATTTCTTATATTTTAAAACCTGGAATGTCACAGGTGCTCTGGCGTTCCACATCACTCGACGCGAGGGAAGGAAAATCGGCGGCAGCTTCAGGGCCAGGCGATGGACGGCCACGGGTCCGTCTTCTCTTCCGCAcccgcttgcgccgccgccccggccggagGAGGCTGAAGACGCTTCCATTGGAGTGGACCCGGAAGTAAGAGCAGGCCCGCCGAAGTTGGGGCAGAAATAGGGCGCCACACCAGACGTGGAGCAGCGGCAGGGCAGCCCGAGCGGCCTACCGGGCAGTAGGAGAAACAGTGCCCCAACGCACAGCAATGGAAACACCTAGTGCCAGACTTGCAGAAGGCCGCCCGATGACCTGGGGAGAGGCAGTTGAAGCATTTCCCACGCAGGTCGACCTGCACGGGCCGAGGAGACCGGCGAGCGAGACATCCAGCCTCGCGTCGCTTCCTTCTGCTGCCAGTCGTCTGCCAACCCTCGGCGTCCGGACCGGTGGGCTGGGCATGTGAACGATGGGGTGGCGGGAATACCACGATCCTAGGAGGAACGGTGCGCGGCGGGCTCGGGGACGGTGGCACGGGCGAGACCGGCCGCGTGGAACTCGCGGCCACAGCTGCCAACACCACCTCCCGGAAGGAAGGGGTAGGAAACCCGGTGGACTTGCCGGAGGGCGGGGAGTCCTGGGACCAATGGAGCGCCTTGCTGCGACCCGTCAGTGCGCCGGGAGGGGACGTCGGTGCGGAAGAGGGTGGGCCGTTGTTGGTGGCCGCCGGGTTCGGTGTGAACGGCGGCGGGATAGGTGGTGGTCGCCGGACTCGGAATGAacgccggcgaggaggggctGTGGGTACGGGGCAGGGGAGGTGGGACGGCCGAGGGGGGAggcaggacggagggagtacccaTCTCTTAGTAGTGTTGGATTTCAGTCACATATGCAGATATCAAATCATCTGGTGATTAAGGAAGGATCATTGTGTAAAGTGATAGAATAAAGAGAAGAGAGGGGGCTGTGGTGGAAGAAGCCCAGCTAGAATTCCCGAAATTGACAACAGTTTACTCCTGTTACTTAATTTGAATGTATATCCAGACTTGCAGGTACACCAGTACCTGGATACCCAACACAAGTTTCTCAAATTAAGGTGTGAGAAGAGAAACAAGGCATTCATACATACACTTGGGTTGACCATAAAAAGTGGAAAAACACTAAAAAATTACATGTAACCGAACGCTTGTAAAGGAGTAAAGTGCACCATAATCCTTTTGATGATTTGAGCTTATTATAAGAAAGTTTATTTTATGTGTTTGCTAAGTAatatgaaaagaaaaggaatgtCAGGTGGGTGACCCTACCAAACATCAATAATATTGATTGGAAGAATCCACAGAAATGCATATGGCTCAGTTGGAACTTGCAAATCTCCAAAATAGCATATCATGTGTGGTCAATCTAAAGAACCTACTGAGACAAACCCAATGGTaatccattcaactcctagaatcACAGAAAGATGAACATGCATGAATTACTGGCATTTTCCTCTCAGAGTTCAGACTACATGAGCAGATCATTTAGAATATGTACTTTTCTGCAGATCATTCAGATCATTTTCCTCTTGAGTTGACGATTAGCAGCAAACATCTTGAACTGACTGAACTGATTCTAGAAGTCCATTCATTGCTCTCCTCCTCCTATCCCTGGTGGTCATGCGCTCACCATAGGTTGACAAAATGTCTGCAAGATCAATTAGTCCAACCTCCCTCAGCCTCTTTCCAACCTCTTCAAACATTAGTGCCCCCTCCTCATTCGAAAAATAGTATAGGAACTTGTTATAATCGAACCTTGGCACATTAACCCCACCCCACATTGCCCTCTCAACAAACTTAGTCGCCTCCAATGTCCTTCCAGCTTTCACCAAGCCACCAACAAATATGCTCTCGAAGTTCACCAATGGGTCTCTACCCTTCCGGCCTCTCTTCCCCAAATGTCCCTGAAGTAACATGATGTAAGTGTGCATGTTCGGTTCACATCCCCTGCTGATCATCTCCCTGAACACCTCGGTAGCCTCCCCTGCCCGCTTTATCCTCAGCAGCCCCTTCATTAACCCATGATACAGTGCAATGTCCTTCGCCCTAACACCACGAAACACCTTGTATCCTTCCCTAACCCTTCTCCTCGCAATCAGCCCATACACCAAATCACCCAACACATCCCCGTCCACCTCCACACCTATCTTCACCATTTCAGCGAACACCATGTACGCGCCCCACACCTTCCCATCCTTGCACAGCCAAGACACTACCGCGCGGCAGCACGCACCTCCGTCGTCCTGCACTCCACTCCTCCGCATTCCGTCGAACACCTTCATGGCGTCCGCGGCGCGGTTGTTTTTGAACATGGTGACCACAATCTCCTGGTACGCCGCGGCGCCCGGCTCGAGGCCGCGCCTCTCCATGCCGTTCCACACCCTGCAGGCGTCCGCGAGCGACCCCGCGCGGCAGTACGCGACGACCAGCAGTTCGTCGCACCTCGCAGTGCGCGAGACGCCGTGGTAGTGCTCGGCGCGCTTGATCACCTTCTCCGCCACGTCCGGCAGCCTGCACGGCTCCGAGCACGCGACGTCGGTGACGAACGTGAGGATCCGAGCGCGGTGGCATTCGGGGAAGAGCGTCACGAGCGCGGCGATCTTCCCGACCTCGCGGCTCGGGGCGAggccgcggacggcggcgcggagtgCCGCCGTGGAGAGGAGGGTGCGGGGCAGGGAGAAGAGCGTGGAGTGGAGGAGGTCGATGTTCCCGGACTTGGCGAGGACGTCGAGGaagcgcgcggcggtggcgggggagtGTGGgaacccgccgtcgccggctcCGCTGTGGCGGGAGGAGAGGTGCGCGAGGAGGCGGTGCACGGGGCGCCAGGAGAGCGGGAACCGCGCGGAGGCCTGGAGGAAGAGCTCGCGGAGGTCGGAGGGTGCGGTGGGAAGCGACAGCGCGGAGAGGCGGCGGTGCAGCTTGTCGTCGGGATCGTGCTGGTGCTGGTAGAGGATCGTGCAGAGGCGGAGAAGCAGAGCGGGATCGGTCGGCCTTGGCACGGGCGCCGGGGCGGGAGACGACGCGGAGGTGGAGAGGAGGCGGCTGAAAAGGAAGAGGCGGGGAGGCATGGGTGGACGGTGGCGGGCCGGTGGTTCAGTCGCTGACTCGCTgcggtttttatatttttatattttttatttccgtttttaaaaaaatatattttcgatttgaaaatttacagaaatataccccggccgccccgctgctgggccgcccggcagccgggcggcaggggcttatcagcaaaaaaaaacaaaaaaaaattacagacagGTTcctggggccggtcgcccggctgcggggcggccggccccccaccCCTACATAAGGTGTTGGCTGCCCCTCACCCCTCATTTGGcttactaaaaatccagaaaaaaagaaaagagagggagtgatggagaggaggggtgagggagaggcaaagcggcgaagccctgtcggattttcaagccggcgattttatgtaactaaaattttctacattttataaatagattatgttgtaattatttttttaaaacagtagattagcaatcagttcaattattgttaggagtgattagtgttacatttaggtgcagttacttgtagtgattagcgttgatatagtacatttagtgttagatttagtattagaaaatactaaaaaattgttagagaagtaaaaaataaaaaaatgcaagataatattagaaaattgtagaaaatattagaaaattgttataaaatagtttaattattattaggagtgattagttgtacatttaggtgtagttactgataatgattagcgttgatatagtatattagcaacctgattgctcacttgtgattgccagggctcaacaccatgtcattctcaggatccacctacattacatggaataaggtgacggaaacagtcccccaaggagtacaggtgcctatgtgtttttgcggatccttgtgtaaactaatgaaatcaagggttttggggggacgactttggcaagagattcttcatgtgcgagaattacgagtacgacccgcccaagcattacagcaaggaccgagcaaatgtactacaaaacactatcagagtttgtcactttcagatctagtaatgacttctaacatgatttggggaaagactccaccgcctctatgtgatttcgtgcagtggttagacaccgagcaatctcagcatgataaggaccacgtggagcgtcaagcaaggtgggctgcacaaagtTGGCAAtgaatgctgcatgaagaacagatggaggagaaacGCAAGAAAaccaggaagagattcagaagaggattgcagaagtggaacgtcagaaggcagaggaacgtgaagctgatagggagaggaagcgagagagggcccgccgtgctaaggaagcagggtctgaagctattaggaagggaaaatatctccggtgcactcagtaaagcacaacCATGTAATCCCGtcattttacatttcctaaggcatgttaggtttactcacaacacgaggtaatcatgttgcacatgccatggttttcattgttcaagtatatagtagtacgaacgccttaggtctctgctttgtaatcgtagcattgtttacaaaactgtattacaaaccgaaaatttatgattcgtaactacccttctattttcagtacacttTCCAGTTTTTCCAGTGAGATATGAATTTTGAGTTACCACTCTCTTCTGTGTTCTTGGATTGTTCTTCCAGCCATCATATATATAATCAGGGAGCGTACAGTGGAAACTCTATTAAATGCATGCACAATTATCATCTTGTACAAGCGGAgtctttgatttttcttttcataaTTCTTCAAGGAGGGTTGAAAAGTACAGAACAACTCTAAGGAATATTAATTACAGAAATTTTTCCTTTTGCTACCGAAGGAACTTGCCTTCAGATGATGATGTCTTTCTCCTTTACGGATGCTCTtatcttgattttcttttttgcaATCACATCTGGTCAACCAGTAACAGACCATCAAGCAAAACACAGAACAATTCAAATAAAGCTTTGAAAATATTGATAGACATATAGATAGGCCCAGTGGTTGTCCCAAGCGAGCAATATAATTGaaccaacctacacatttagaactaCAACCAAGAAATGTTACTACACAAATACAttcgtaatattacatgctacaatctggtgcaaatacatatccatacataacgaaatgtaattatcacatacaggtcggaatacatatgcacacatctggttcaaatatatatgcacacataacgaaatctagacgcgacgagctccaaaatccggaggcaatccatcggtgggatttccagaaggtccaacctcagcaccagcattatcttcttgtattttagggcacttcttgtaagtgtgaccatctgctccacacaggttgcatctttttttcttctttcctgcctcagactcatccattccgttacggatacgaagtgtctgccgtcgacctacccctctcctagcatctggattgAGAATGTAAATTGGAGAGATATTTagtgtagtgaatgatcccagactgcctatgccatatatttcatggccccaagtgtgcacagcggtttcttttctgtaatattgtgaaacaaaaaccccaggatccaacccagattctgaacatgccgcaatgacatgggagcatggtaagtgaaaaagctgtggcttcttgcatctgcaaaaaaccttgccttccggcgttatcaagcaatcctgaacgaccctttgtctgcggacaccctgccctgtcctgtccttgcatgaaacctcaaacATTTGATCCTTTGTGTCCATGGAGACCACTCTAtgatattgagccttttcaatcttttcttccATGTAGTTAGTGACCCTATTATAAAAAATCAcacctggatcattaagtaagacagcagctgcctggtgccgctctctgaagtaccttgtgcatccgtatatgatgaattcaactatgccaacaagaggaaatccacgaacatgacgcattaccatattgtaacactctgcgtggttggttgtctcgatcccatatcgacgaccaccagtgtcgtatagaattgaccacttctccttaggtgcatccttaatccactgtgtgaaagtTCCACCGCCGGAACGtctccggctggaggttgaggcctgttcctttagcagctcggcgcacatgttatctagcacctgccacaatacatcaaacttccgctgctgattctgagtgcacaatcttttgaacaaattcataagttccttattcttgaagcgctcataaaagtttgcacccatatgtcttatgcaccacctactcacaacatctagccatagaggaggctgtcctcgacttccttcatgtagttgccttattACTGCTAGAAGACCAGTATGTCTatcactgatgaggcaaacatcaggccttccagcaacaacgtgaatcttcacacattcaagaaaccagtatcagctctctgtgttctcattctcaacaaaagcaaaggcgctgggaaccacctgcttgttgcaattaactccaatcgctgtcagtattgtccccttatatctttctgtcaagaatgtgccgtcaatacatagaacaagaagacaatacataaatgccctcacacatgcaccaaggcagaagaaagcacgaagcagaaacccaggtcccccatctaaactcggtacaatgtaggtatcagccgcgcttccaggatttctctgcacaattgctgacagcatgtgaggcaagttatcatatgatgcctcatatgtgccaaatctcatctcaaacaccttttgtctTGCCCGCCAaacctttgcatagctgattttatattgaaaacggtcgtcgatgtccctaattatcaattttggctcataatcaattttgtccagaatcaccTCATACATctttttggcaacgaaagtggatgtgatgttatGGTGAGTTTGAGCAACAAcagttaatctacatgtatgtggtgtaataattgaacactcccagtgtgtcttgtacttgcccatgtaggcatgtactcgccGTGTACAATCGTCATTGatacacttcacctcatattctttgctgctagacttcacaactctgaatttcttcctcaacgatatagcacaaagcttcacagcatctttcacagcttcaatgctaggatactttgccccctgcacaacctcattctctctgtattcgtactcattactcgtaatatcctgtatcactggatttccaaaacctTTGCCtctccattcacctagcaacgggtagtcctcatcgtctgatgagttcccacattcttccatcattcgagcctcttgGTCTTCATTATGTACAGCTTCCACAATTCTAGGGATCCGCTcaccctcatcagctaaaccttgcggctcaggttgaatgacatgcacgttctgatcttctttttctcctacctgatcagctataccttgcggctcaggttctgtgacatgcatattctgatcttcattttcttgttccactacttggttcatatgagatgatgtacttgttgatccttcaccgaaatgggctgccttctggtgaatctgaattagcattgcaagaggtcacccgcggtcaagagctgcttgcatgtaagtccgccattcttcggtgtttgctataaacatcaactcccagaaatccccttcagttctccaatttgtcacagtctgaacggttaggaaaaTGAGTCTTGAAATGCGTTCTACAGTTTGTCAGACTATGCATGCAAATGCGCATCCGCCCTGCAAGCTTTCTGATATCGTATATAGATGCACGCGAGCTGATTTGGCTGCATATATCCACCGGTTTATCCTTTATCTAAACGAAGATGCGAGCTGAGATTATTTCCTCTTGATTTGGGATTAAATTCAGAGATAAATGTTCCCAACGGGGTCTTGGATAAAATCTAACAGTTTGGATTAATCCCTCTATATATAATAGAAAACATGAAAGAAAATCAGAATATTTTATCAATCTACTTGGAACATCTTATTTTGAAATGTTTTTTTCTTAGATCGGAACATTGCTAACTTACCCAACAGACTTTTGCTAGAAAACTCGCCACCCCTAATTTTTTAAGATTGTTTTATTTCTCTGCTTGGGATGTTTTACTTCCCGGTTGGAAAATTTTTTATAGGGATACAACATTGAAAATCTGACAGATTATTGAAATAAAATATGCTAAAAACATAAATAGTGTTTCTCTTTGGGATAATTGTTTTTTGTGATGAGTTATAGATGTAAATTTGGCAAACTTTTGAAGGATGCTAAGGAATGAAGCACAATTTTTACGGGGCACTGATCCTTGGAACTAGAAATACCAATAGATTCATCCAACATAAACACATATGGAAAATCCTTCATAGTACTGCTATGTTGAAATCCGATTTATACTTATCCTGTAGTCAGCGCCATGTATTTGCACAGCTCACACATCATTTAATTTGCAGAATTTGGACATATAGATAACTCATCATTACTTAGTAGAAACGAAAAAAATATTACTCTAAGATAAATGAAACAAGCCTCATAAACATGTAAATGTATACTATACTCTCTTTGTTACATAAAGAGCAATACATAAGCACATCTCCAATGTACAACAAATCAATGCACCACAACATACAATTATACAAACATTGAAACGTAACAGACGAATATGTGTGCTAATAATACAAGATAATGCTGTATTTGGAGGACATTCACAAATACAGGACGTATTTATTGTTGGGCAGCGGTGACAGTGATGCCGCAGTCCGATCATAGTTTGGTCTCTGGCACCGGGTAGTGGCCCTCGGGTTTCGGTGGCAGCTCGTGCTTTGGCACCGAGGGGTGAGGAGGCAGCTCAGGCTTCGGAAGCTCCGGCACGACGGGGTGCTCCGGCACCTCGGGCTTCGGCAGCTCTGGAATGGCGGGGTGGGGAGGCAGCTCGGGCTTCGGCAACTCCGGCACGGCGGGGTGCTCCGGCACCTCGGGCTTCGGCAGCTCTGGAACGGCCGGGTGGGGAGGCAGCTCGGGCTTCGGCGCCACCAACTCCGGCACCTCAGGCTTCGGCAGCTCAGGCACGGTGGGGGTGAGGTGGCAGCTCAGGCTTCGGCAGCTCGGGTACGGCGGGGTGCGCCGGCACCTCGTGTTTCGGCAGCTCCGGCACCGTGGGGTGCGGCGGCAGCTCGGGCTTTGGCAGCTCCGGCACGGCGGGGTGCGGGTACTCCTCCTtgggcgccgcctcctccagcaACCTCGCCGCACCGCTCATGCCGCTGCACGAGAGCAGCAGCGCCATGAGGAGGACAAGGGAAGCCATGGTGCTCTTGGCAGCCATGGCTCGATGCTTAACACTAGTGAGCTTTGTGCCTCGAGCCTCAGTAGAGCGGACTAGATCGTTGTGTGTGATGGCTGCGAGGGAAGAGAAGTATGGTATTTATAGAGCCAAATGCATGTAACCATCTTGTATTTTGGTAGCGGGTTGGTCATCTGCATCTCTGTGTTTGTTAGAATTTGGTCCTTGATTTGTCCTTGTGATCTCCCTCCCTGATCCCTTTGCTTGTGTACACATAGTTCGGTTTAGTTGGTTTTGAATACTGAGAGCTGATCGATCTGGTTGGTTGAAGCACGTGCTTTCTGGAGACACGTGTGCGATCGATCGTATCTCATCAATCCGTATGTGTCTGGCCATGCTGATGAGATGTGTGGTTCAGTAGCATAGTTCTGA
This window contains:
- the LOC120693903 gene encoding putative pentatricopeptide repeat-containing protein At1g26500, translated to MPPRLFLFSRLLSTSASSPAPAPVPRPTDPALLLRLCTILYQHQHDPDDKLHRRLSALSLPTAPSDLRELFLQASARFPLSWRPVHRLLAHLSSRHSGAGDGGFPHSPATAARFLDVLAKSGNIDLLHSTLFSLPRTLLSTAALRAAVRGLAPSREVGKIAALVTLFPECHRARILTFVTDVACSEPCRLPDVAEKVIKRAEHYHGVSRTARCDELLVVAYCRAGSLADACRVWNGMERRGLEPGAAAYQEIVVTMFKNNRAADAMKVFDGMRRSGVQDDGGACCRAVVSWLCKDGKVWGAYMVFAEMVKIGVEVDGDVLGDLVYGLIARRRVREGYKVFRGVRAKDIALYHGLMKGLLRIKRAGEATEVFREMISRGCEPNMHTYIMLLQGHLGKRGRKGRDPLVNFESIFVGGLVKAGRTLEATKFVERAMWGGVNVPRFDYNKFLYYFSNEEGALMFEEVGKRLREVGLIDLADILSTYGERMTTRDRRRRAMNGLLESVQSVQDVCC